A window of Persicobacter psychrovividus contains these coding sequences:
- the pbpC gene encoding penicillin-binding protein 1C: MKGKRYILLLMMGLGFYFALPSRLFDVPYSTVIYDRDSLLLGAHIAADGQWRFPASERRSFKYETALRLYEDEYFDVHPGVNPLAIGRATLQNIRAGRVVSGGSTLSMQVVRMATNHPRTIPYKLLEILQSLRLELRYSKQEILRLYQTHAPYGGNVVGIEGASWRYFQRNIQQLSWAESALLAVLPNAPGLIHTGKNRAILLRKRNRLLVKLRDHGLMDSVSCRLAMDEPIPAHPHALPRLAPHLLELCRKQGEGQVHYLHLQKNVQAKINEVVRWHHDQLKRSEIQNIGAIVLNVQTNEVMAYAGNIEGAPHEHVDMIQARRSTGSILKPFLYAAALADGQIMPQALVADVPRYYKNFTPKNYSKTFDGAVPADEALSRSLNIPAVDMLKDYGVGKFHADLQQLGMSTLERPAAHYGLSLVLGGAEVKLFDLVGMYAGMMRKMDYFSRHSSQYPAEQFPAPYIFRQQQLPLPANTQQSAILTAGAIYHTFEAMKNVRRPAEESGWEQFTTHQQIAWKTGTSYGLRDAWAVGVTADYVVGVWVGNANGEGRSGIVGGLVAAPVLFDIFRGLKVDRQWQVPYGDLSEMRVCSQSGFKPNPYCPSVTKLVNLAGARTEICPYHVQVHLDEEEQYRVSSTCYPTYKMKHQSWFVLPHVMEWYYQQTHALYRKLPAWKNTCLPDGQQPMAFIYPQKNRRLWMPKDLDGNYQQVVCKVVHQYPSKKIFWHLDDQFLGTTNGVHELAIAPMSGRHLLQLVDEDGHKIQQYIEVASR, translated from the coding sequence ATGAAAGGGAAGCGTTATATTTTATTATTGATGATGGGACTGGGTTTTTATTTCGCCCTGCCCTCACGCTTGTTTGATGTGCCGTATTCTACGGTGATTTATGATCGCGACAGCCTGTTGCTTGGCGCCCATATTGCGGCAGATGGACAATGGCGCTTTCCCGCTTCCGAACGACGATCATTCAAGTATGAGACCGCCCTGCGGCTTTATGAAGATGAATATTTTGATGTTCACCCGGGGGTTAATCCATTGGCAATAGGCCGTGCCACCTTGCAGAATATTCGGGCAGGTCGGGTGGTCAGTGGTGGCAGTACACTCAGCATGCAGGTGGTTCGCATGGCTACAAACCACCCCCGAACCATTCCTTACAAGCTGCTGGAAATATTGCAAAGCCTCCGCCTCGAGTTGCGTTATTCAAAACAGGAAATATTGCGGCTTTATCAGACCCATGCCCCTTATGGGGGAAATGTGGTGGGAATTGAAGGGGCAAGCTGGCGCTATTTTCAGCGTAATATTCAGCAGTTATCGTGGGCGGAAAGTGCCTTGCTTGCGGTATTGCCCAATGCTCCGGGGCTGATTCATACCGGGAAAAACCGGGCAATACTTCTACGGAAGCGCAACCGGCTGCTGGTCAAATTGCGAGATCACGGCCTGATGGATTCGGTGAGTTGCCGGCTGGCGATGGATGAACCGATTCCGGCGCATCCGCATGCACTTCCACGTCTGGCTCCCCACCTGCTTGAACTTTGCCGCAAGCAGGGAGAAGGGCAGGTGCATTATCTCCATTTGCAGAAAAATGTGCAGGCTAAAATCAATGAAGTGGTGCGGTGGCATCATGATCAACTTAAGCGCAGTGAAATACAAAATATTGGTGCGATTGTACTGAATGTGCAAACCAATGAGGTGATGGCTTATGCTGGCAATATTGAGGGCGCACCCCATGAGCACGTAGATATGATTCAGGCGCGCCGCAGTACGGGCAGTATTCTGAAGCCCTTTTTATATGCAGCCGCTTTGGCTGATGGACAAATCATGCCCCAGGCGCTGGTGGCAGATGTGCCGCGTTATTATAAAAATTTTACGCCCAAAAATTATTCAAAGACATTCGACGGTGCTGTTCCGGCTGATGAGGCACTGAGCCGATCGCTGAACATTCCTGCGGTGGACATGCTAAAGGACTATGGTGTTGGGAAATTTCATGCCGATTTACAGCAATTGGGCATGAGCACCCTCGAGCGGCCAGCGGCACATTATGGGCTTTCGCTGGTGCTTGGTGGTGCGGAAGTAAAGTTGTTCGATTTGGTGGGAATGTATGCGGGCATGATGCGCAAAATGGATTATTTTTCCAGACACAGCAGTCAGTACCCCGCAGAACAGTTCCCTGCGCCCTATATATTCAGGCAGCAGCAATTGCCTTTGCCTGCCAACACTCAGCAATCGGCGATACTTACCGCAGGAGCGATTTATCATACCTTCGAGGCCATGAAAAATGTCCGCAGACCTGCCGAGGAATCTGGCTGGGAACAATTTACCACCCATCAGCAGATTGCCTGGAAAACCGGTACCAGCTATGGTCTTCGCGATGCCTGGGCGGTTGGTGTGACGGCAGATTATGTGGTGGGGGTATGGGTAGGCAATGCCAATGGGGAAGGACGATCGGGGATTGTCGGAGGCCTTGTCGCTGCGCCTGTGCTGTTTGATATTTTTCGTGGGCTAAAGGTGGATCGCCAATGGCAGGTGCCTTATGGTGATTTATCGGAAATGCGGGTGTGCAGCCAGTCAGGATTTAAGCCCAACCCTTACTGTCCTTCAGTAACTAAATTGGTCAATCTGGCAGGAGCAAGAACGGAAATTTGCCCCTATCATGTGCAGGTTCACCTCGATGAAGAAGAGCAATATCGGGTTTCCTCGACTTGTTATCCCACTTACAAAATGAAACACCAAAGCTGGTTTGTTTTGCCCCACGTTATGGAATGGTACTATCAGCAAACCCATGCACTGTACCGAAAATTACCCGCCTGGAAAAACACCTGCCTGCCCGATGGGCAACAGCCGATGGCCTTTATTTATCCGCAGAAAAACAGGCGCTTGTGGATGCCCAAAGATCTCGATGGAAATTATCAGCAGGTGGTCTGTAAGGTTGTCCATCAATATCCGTCAAAAAAAATATTCTGGCATTTGGATGATCAGTTTTTAGGCACCACCAATGGAGTGCATGAGTTGGCCATAGCCCCGATGTCCGGGAGACACCTCTTACAGTTGGTGGATGAAGATGGACACAAAATTCAGCAGTATATTGAGGTCGCATCGCGCTAA
- a CDS encoding PAS domain-containing protein, whose product MNDFSISKMLDNMPIGVFILELIDRDTMEFRNVYVNNTNSKIVGADLEATIGRTLRESFPEAYNYGLPDKYMEALRTQEKVVIGEMQYEDGTIKKNTFFLEVTPLDSTHVMLTTENISRVKP is encoded by the coding sequence ATGAACGACTTTTCAATTAGTAAAATGCTTGACAATATGCCCATTGGCGTCTTTATTTTAGAGTTAATTGATCGTGATACCATGGAATTTCGGAACGTTTATGTCAACAATACCAATTCTAAAATTGTAGGTGCGGACCTCGAAGCCACCATTGGTAGGACACTGCGGGAGTCTTTTCCAGAGGCTTATAATTATGGCCTGCCTGATAAATATATGGAGGCGCTCAGAACGCAGGAGAAAGTGGTGATCGGTGAAATGCAATATGAGGATGGAACGATCAAAAAGAATACTTTCTTCCTTGAGGTTACCCCGCTCGATAGTACCCATGTGATGTTGACTACCGAAAATATCAGCAGGGTAAAACCTTAA
- a CDS encoding IS1634 family transposase, which yields MFVREKLNKSGSISVQVIYKSSKKYKVVKTFGSSADPNEILALKNEANRWIHGQTGQVAINFDNQRTKTQQVLDKIDQVKSVGIDLLLNSIYDEIGFNLVGDLLFRRLVFSRIEYPVSKLATTEHWSLNHGMNVSVNTVYRLMDKVHSEYKEILQHLSFEHSKQVLEGEVNIAFYDVTTLYFETDHQDDLRKTGFSKEGKHQNPQIVLGLLVSRGGYPLAYEIFEGNKFEGHTMLPIVDEFCNKYNITKLVVVADSGLMSNKNVKELLNKGYGFILGARIKNMNKEVKDQILNLTLGNGESAEIAQPDGLRLIITYSDKRAKKDGKNRQKGLDKLKKNIASGKLTKSNINNRGYNKYLKLDGEVKVQLDEEKFKEDGKWDGLKGYLTNVEGNSDEIIANYGELWKIEKAFRISKTDLKIRPIFHRIQKRIESHICISFVAYNLHKELERQLNIKEAGLSPEQTIKIARSIYEIQVPLSDGSKINKVLLLQPEQVKLAELFNF from the coding sequence ATGTTTGTGCGTGAAAAACTCAATAAAAGTGGTAGCATTAGTGTCCAAGTCATCTATAAATCCTCAAAAAAGTACAAAGTTGTTAAGACTTTTGGCTCATCGGCTGACCCAAACGAGATTTTAGCACTTAAAAATGAAGCAAATCGATGGATTCATGGTCAGACTGGTCAGGTTGCCATTAATTTCGATAATCAAAGAACCAAAACTCAACAGGTCCTTGACAAAATAGATCAAGTCAAATCAGTTGGCATTGACCTTCTACTAAATTCTATTTATGACGAAATAGGCTTTAATCTTGTCGGTGATCTCTTATTTCGGAGATTAGTATTTTCTCGCATTGAATATCCTGTAAGCAAGCTAGCGACAACAGAGCATTGGTCGTTAAATCATGGGATGAATGTCTCTGTCAATACTGTTTACAGGCTAATGGATAAGGTTCATTCAGAGTATAAAGAGATATTACAACATCTTAGCTTCGAACACTCGAAACAAGTTTTAGAAGGCGAGGTGAATATTGCATTTTATGATGTAACCACTCTTTATTTTGAAACAGATCATCAAGATGATTTAAGAAAAACAGGCTTTTCAAAAGAGGGGAAACATCAAAATCCGCAAATTGTACTGGGCTTATTGGTTAGTAGAGGAGGCTATCCACTTGCTTACGAAATATTTGAAGGTAATAAGTTTGAAGGGCATACCATGTTGCCTATCGTGGATGAGTTCTGCAACAAATATAATATTACCAAGTTGGTAGTTGTTGCTGATTCAGGGCTCATGTCTAATAAAAATGTAAAAGAACTACTTAATAAAGGCTATGGATTTATTCTCGGAGCAAGAATTAAGAACATGAACAAAGAAGTCAAAGACCAAATATTAAACTTGACTTTGGGTAATGGAGAGTCTGCTGAAATAGCTCAACCTGATGGATTAAGGCTGATTATTACATATTCTGACAAAAGAGCCAAAAAGGATGGTAAAAACAGACAAAAAGGGCTTGATAAACTCAAGAAGAATATTGCATCAGGTAAGCTTACAAAGTCCAATATCAATAACAGAGGCTATAACAAATATTTAAAACTTGATGGCGAGGTAAAGGTGCAGTTAGATGAAGAGAAGTTCAAGGAAGATGGTAAATGGGATGGCCTAAAAGGCTATTTAACGAACGTAGAGGGTAATTCTGATGAAATCATTGCCAATTATGGAGAACTATGGAAAATTGAAAAAGCTTTTCGTATCTCGAAGACAGACTTAAAAATTAGACCTATATTCCATCGGATTCAAAAAAGAATTGAGAGTCATATCTGCATTTCCTTTGTTGCATATAATCTACATAAAGAGTTGGAGAGACAGCTCAATATTAAAGAGGCAGGGCTAAGTCCTGAACAGACAATCAAAATTGCTCGAAGCATTTATGAAATTCAAGTTCCACTATCAGATGGCAGCAAAATAAACAAAGTACTTTTGTTGCAACCAGAGCAGGTAAAATTAGCGGAATTATTCAATTTTTGA
- a CDS encoding alpha-2-macroglobulin family protein, with protein sequence MRFFLWSLMALPFLFFSCTPTPKEAQQLKEVVYNPKVVAFTSGMVSRKSEVIIRFSEPVAEAQAGAEAASDIMKISPSIKGECYWVDQTALAFRPSSAMASNQQYEVRVRLSKIFPEGGDDFTYQFRTIPQNYRLSVGAVAEDPSSPKLQVLEGTLVLSDYEEKDKVTTAVKGWQEDEPLKIEWQQGTVKNQYTFKVKGIERKAATEEVKILVDGQALDIQKKEEKTVKVFGLKEFEVTEVKSEFTNHNRIVLSFSDPLATDQNLKGLITANKTGIKTKISGHQIIVYFKYKHKGEIRLKVHGGIKNKAGVTLKGQRVYDFSFASNDPKVAFVGKGNIIPQSDGLVIPFKAVSLKAVQLQVIKIYASNVGLFLQENGLSGHQNVKRAGRLVLKRTIPLNTNRSLDLNEWNTFSVDLAQYMEVEPGAIYRVGFKFSRKHTILPCADVEETTSFDQDDEITDQEMAYYDGPSAPRSLWDNYYDYSDYYKNRKNPCHEAYYGSSQFPFKNILASNFGIIAKSGSVGEVVVAVTDLRSTAPQSGIEVTLYNFQHQEITKGMTNKEGLVRLNNHKMTPFLVVASKGDQKGYLRIPHEKALPTSQFNVFGETAQKGLKAFLYGERGVWRPGDTLFVSAIIEDKVKALPAEHPLIFSVDNAKGQQVFRTVQPQRRDHFYLFKVPTDANAPTGNWKATLTVGGAHFDKYLKVETVKPNRLKIKLDFGTDRLTSVKQDINGTMNVKWLHGATAQHLETKMMASLKAIPTRFDNFNDFSFDDPSRKFESESVTFFEGKLDAKGQAAIKGSLHTNSVAPGMLSASFTTRVFEEGGDFSIDRLTIPYSPYANYVGLRIPEGDKRGMLLTGKEHHIDVLRLDDNGKPFSQAQLHYEILKVNWRWWWEQGEDNLARYLSSHSRTPVKEGLVKLTNGKGQIDFQIDYPEWGRYLVRVMDPESGHAAGQTMYVDWPGYANKPKGAATGSAEIMTLSAKADQYNVGEKAEVTFASAAGGRALVSIENGSRVLKEYWVETQKDFTPFSFELTPEMAPNIYVNVTMVQPHQHTENDLPIRMYGLTPILVEDPATRLLPEISMPETLVPEQEFKVRVSEKNGLPMTYNLAVVEDGLLDLTRFKTPKPWDYFYAKEALGVRTWDMYNYVLGAYGGKMEPVLAIGGDGDLNRKQAKADQNRFVPVVKVLGPFTLEAGKEQVHQLRMPQYIGSVRTMVIARHEAKYGTAEHTTPVKQPLMVLATLPRVLGPGEKLRLPVTVFGMEDQLGTVDVKLSVTGPLKTTSKLQQVHFKKMGEQMVFFDLEVAKALGMSKVMIEAKSGNGLVAKHEIAVEVRNPNPPMARVFAQTLQGGNSRIPFELHGMAGTNKVSLEVSSLPAINLTKRMNYLIRYPHGCVEQTTSGVFPQLVLGNFVELSVDQEKEIEKNVKAGIQRLMSFLLPSGGLTYWPGSGLRANEWGTNYAGHFLLEAEKKGYEVPSSFKSKWLEYQSDKASRWEQGNGNNDFVQAYRLFTLSLAQEPNKSAMNRMRTMSGLSSEAKMRLGMAYALTGTPEVAKTLMHEAAQNSAMQSNNDQATYGSALRNQAMALEALLEIGDMDAAKPLILEVAEQLGRDQWYSTQTTAYALLAISKVAKEGAPKSMTFEYALNKEPSVSVKSERAFYQVELAAEKQNQELLIAADDDQLLFARVIVSGVPFGEDPTELHKNLQLRVNYYDLEDHPIEVDNIAQGMDFKAVVHVKNTAQMRQLKDMALTQIFPSGWEIHNSRLDAFADNAKYDRPDYLDIRDDRVYQYFDLKAGEEKSFALLLNASYQGQYYLPSVSCEAMYDREVTARKPGRWIKVMAQNEL encoded by the coding sequence ATGCGATTTTTTTTATGGAGCCTGATGGCATTGCCTTTTCTGTTTTTTTCGTGTACACCAACACCGAAAGAGGCACAACAACTTAAAGAGGTGGTTTATAACCCCAAAGTGGTAGCATTTACTTCTGGTATGGTTTCCCGAAAATCAGAAGTGATCATTCGTTTCTCGGAACCTGTAGCAGAAGCACAGGCAGGGGCGGAAGCCGCTTCAGACATTATGAAAATTTCCCCATCGATAAAAGGGGAGTGTTATTGGGTCGATCAGACGGCCTTGGCATTTCGGCCATCCTCGGCCATGGCATCCAATCAGCAATATGAGGTCAGGGTGCGATTATCCAAGATTTTCCCGGAAGGTGGCGATGATTTTACCTATCAGTTTAGAACCATTCCGCAGAACTACCGACTTTCTGTGGGTGCTGTTGCAGAGGACCCGTCGAGCCCGAAACTTCAGGTGCTTGAGGGGACGTTGGTGCTTTCCGATTATGAAGAAAAAGACAAAGTAACTACGGCAGTAAAGGGTTGGCAGGAGGATGAACCGCTGAAAATTGAATGGCAGCAGGGCACGGTAAAGAATCAATATACTTTTAAAGTGAAAGGCATTGAACGGAAGGCTGCCACGGAAGAGGTGAAGATATTGGTGGATGGTCAGGCTTTGGACATTCAGAAGAAGGAGGAAAAAACGGTTAAGGTGTTTGGCCTGAAGGAGTTTGAGGTTACGGAGGTGAAGTCTGAATTTACAAACCATAATAGGATTGTTCTTTCGTTCAGTGATCCTTTGGCAACAGATCAAAACTTGAAAGGATTGATTACAGCCAATAAAACAGGTATCAAAACTAAAATTAGCGGCCATCAGATTATTGTCTATTTTAAGTATAAGCACAAAGGCGAAATCCGACTTAAAGTACACGGTGGTATAAAAAATAAAGCAGGTGTTACCCTTAAGGGGCAGCGGGTTTATGATTTTTCTTTCGCCTCCAATGATCCCAAAGTGGCGTTTGTCGGTAAAGGCAATATTATTCCGCAGTCTGATGGTTTGGTGATTCCCTTTAAGGCCGTGAGTCTGAAAGCTGTTCAGCTTCAGGTCATAAAAATTTATGCTTCCAATGTGGGGCTGTTTTTACAGGAAAATGGGCTGAGTGGTCACCAGAATGTCAAACGCGCTGGGCGACTGGTGCTAAAACGGACCATTCCCCTGAACACCAACCGTTCACTGGACCTGAATGAGTGGAATACCTTCTCCGTAGATTTGGCGCAATATATGGAAGTGGAGCCAGGGGCAATCTATCGGGTGGGTTTCAAATTTTCGCGTAAGCATACTATTTTGCCATGTGCTGATGTAGAGGAAACGACGAGTTTCGATCAGGACGATGAGATTACCGATCAGGAGATGGCTTATTATGACGGACCCTCCGCACCCCGAAGCTTGTGGGATAATTATTATGACTATTCGGATTATTACAAAAACCGGAAAAATCCATGTCATGAGGCCTATTATGGTAGCAGTCAGTTCCCTTTCAAGAATATTCTTGCTTCCAATTTCGGGATCATCGCCAAGAGCGGCAGCGTGGGAGAGGTGGTTGTGGCCGTTACCGATCTGCGTTCTACGGCGCCACAAAGTGGTATTGAAGTTACTTTGTACAATTTCCAGCATCAGGAGATTACCAAAGGCATGACCAACAAGGAGGGACTTGTACGGTTGAACAATCACAAAATGACCCCTTTTCTGGTGGTTGCCAGCAAGGGGGATCAAAAAGGATATTTGCGGATTCCTCATGAAAAAGCATTACCGACAAGCCAGTTTAATGTGTTTGGGGAGACTGCTCAGAAAGGACTGAAAGCATTTTTATATGGCGAAAGAGGGGTTTGGCGACCAGGAGACACACTGTTTGTCAGTGCCATTATTGAAGATAAAGTCAAGGCATTGCCTGCTGAACACCCCTTGATTTTTTCGGTGGATAATGCAAAGGGGCAACAAGTTTTCAGAACTGTTCAGCCACAGCGAAGGGACCACTTTTACCTCTTTAAAGTGCCTACTGATGCCAATGCACCGACAGGAAACTGGAAGGCAACCCTTACGGTAGGTGGTGCGCATTTTGACAAATACCTTAAAGTAGAGACTGTTAAGCCCAACCGACTGAAAATTAAACTGGACTTTGGAACCGATCGACTGACTTCCGTGAAGCAAGACATCAATGGCACCATGAATGTTAAATGGTTACATGGGGCTACGGCTCAGCATCTGGAAACAAAAATGATGGCCAGCCTTAAAGCTATACCCACCCGTTTCGATAATTTTAACGACTTTTCCTTCGACGATCCATCAAGGAAATTTGAATCGGAATCAGTAACCTTTTTTGAAGGAAAGCTCGATGCCAAAGGGCAGGCGGCCATTAAGGGCAGCTTGCATACCAACAGCGTTGCACCTGGGATGTTGAGTGCAAGTTTTACCACCCGTGTATTTGAGGAGGGTGGCGACTTCAGTATTGATCGACTGACTATACCTTATAGCCCTTATGCGAATTATGTAGGATTGCGCATTCCTGAGGGGGACAAACGGGGCATGTTGCTGACGGGAAAAGAACACCATATCGATGTGCTTCGGCTGGATGATAACGGGAAACCATTTTCTCAGGCGCAGTTGCATTATGAGATTCTGAAAGTGAACTGGCGATGGTGGTGGGAGCAAGGCGAGGATAATCTTGCCCGTTACCTGTCGTCGCATAGCCGTACGCCTGTAAAAGAAGGCTTGGTGAAGCTTACCAACGGAAAAGGACAAATTGATTTTCAGATTGATTACCCCGAATGGGGACGGTATTTGGTAAGGGTAATGGACCCTGAAAGTGGACATGCCGCAGGGCAAACCATGTATGTGGACTGGCCGGGTTATGCCAATAAGCCTAAAGGTGCCGCTACGGGATCTGCGGAAATCATGACCCTTTCAGCCAAAGCAGACCAATACAATGTGGGCGAAAAAGCGGAAGTAACTTTTGCTTCGGCAGCGGGTGGCCGCGCCTTGGTCAGTATCGAAAATGGCAGCCGGGTATTGAAGGAATATTGGGTAGAAACCCAGAAGGATTTTACCCCATTTTCTTTTGAGCTCACCCCGGAAATGGCACCAAATATTTATGTCAATGTAACGATGGTGCAGCCGCATCAGCATACAGAAAACGACCTGCCCATCAGAATGTATGGACTGACGCCCATCCTTGTTGAGGATCCAGCCACTCGGTTGTTGCCCGAAATCAGTATGCCCGAAACCTTGGTGCCTGAGCAGGAATTCAAGGTGCGGGTATCGGAAAAAAATGGGCTTCCGATGACCTACAACCTTGCTGTTGTGGAAGATGGCTTGCTTGATCTCACTCGTTTTAAGACCCCTAAACCGTGGGACTATTTTTATGCCAAGGAAGCTTTGGGTGTCCGTACCTGGGACATGTACAATTATGTGCTGGGAGCCTATGGCGGAAAAATGGAGCCGGTGCTTGCGATTGGAGGGGATGGTGACCTGAATAGAAAGCAGGCCAAAGCCGATCAAAACAGATTTGTGCCAGTGGTGAAGGTGCTTGGTCCTTTTACCCTTGAAGCGGGGAAAGAGCAGGTGCATCAGTTGCGTATGCCACAGTACATTGGTTCGGTGCGTACAATGGTTATTGCCCGGCATGAGGCCAAATATGGCACAGCAGAACATACCACGCCTGTTAAGCAACCATTAATGGTATTGGCCACCCTGCCACGGGTATTGGGCCCTGGGGAAAAACTGCGCCTTCCTGTAACTGTTTTTGGGATGGAAGATCAGCTCGGGACAGTGGATGTAAAACTGTCAGTAACGGGACCCCTGAAAACGACTTCCAAGCTGCAACAGGTTCATTTTAAAAAGATGGGAGAGCAAATGGTTTTCTTTGACCTGGAGGTAGCCAAGGCGTTGGGCATGTCAAAAGTGATGATCGAGGCAAAATCAGGCAATGGTCTTGTGGCCAAGCACGAAATAGCTGTTGAAGTCCGAAACCCGAATCCGCCGATGGCCAGGGTTTTTGCACAAACCCTTCAGGGGGGAAACAGCCGTATTCCTTTTGAATTACATGGCATGGCGGGCACCAACAAGGTATCGCTTGAAGTTTCTTCCTTGCCGGCGATCAACCTGACCAAGCGGATGAATTACCTGATCAGGTATCCGCACGGTTGCGTGGAGCAAACTACGAGTGGAGTATTTCCGCAGTTGGTGCTGGGGAATTTTGTGGAGCTGAGTGTTGATCAGGAAAAAGAAATTGAGAAAAATGTGAAGGCCGGCATTCAGCGGCTGATGTCGTTTTTGTTGCCCTCAGGAGGGTTGACCTACTGGCCAGGAAGTGGACTCAGGGCGAACGAGTGGGGAACAAATTATGCCGGACATTTTTTACTTGAAGCGGAAAAGAAAGGCTACGAGGTACCTTCCTCCTTTAAGTCGAAATGGCTGGAGTACCAATCCGACAAGGCCAGCCGATGGGAGCAGGGGAACGGAAATAATGATTTTGTACAGGCTTACCGATTGTTTACCCTCTCATTGGCGCAGGAGCCGAACAAGAGTGCGATGAACAGGATGCGTACCATGAGTGGATTATCTTCAGAAGCAAAAATGAGACTGGGGATGGCTTATGCACTTACGGGCACACCCGAGGTAGCCAAAACGCTGATGCATGAGGCAGCTCAAAATTCTGCAATGCAAAGCAATAATGATCAGGCCACCTACGGGTCGGCATTGCGGAATCAGGCCATGGCACTTGAGGCTCTTTTGGAAATTGGCGATATGGATGCGGCAAAACCGTTGATCCTGGAAGTCGCGGAACAACTCGGCCGGGACCAATGGTACAGCACACAAACGACGGCCTATGCGCTGTTGGCGATCAGTAAAGTGGCTAAAGAGGGGGCGCCGAAAAGCATGACTTTCGAGTACGCACTCAATAAGGAACCGTCGGTCAGTGTAAAATCTGAAAGGGCATTCTATCAGGTGGAACTTGCCGCAGAAAAGCAAAATCAGGAGTTGCTGATTGCTGCCGATGATGATCAGTTGCTGTTTGCAAGGGTTATTGTTAGCGGTGTCCCGTTTGGGGAAGATCCTACGGAATTGCACAAGAACCTGCAACTGAGGGTCAATTATTATGATCTTGAAGATCACCCCATTGAGGTGGACAACATTGCGCAGGGCATGGATTTCAAGGCGGTGGTGCATGTCAAAAATACGGCACAAATGCGCCAGTTAAAGGACATGGCCCTTACACAGATTTTCCCTTCAGGCTGGGAAATCCATAACAGCCGACTGGATGCTTTTGCCGACAATGCCAAATATGACCGACCGGATTATCTGGATATCCGTGATGACCGGGTTTATCAGTATTTTGACCTCAAGGCTGGGGAAGAAAAATCGTTTGCACTGCTGCTGAATGCCAGTTATCAGGGGCAATATTATTTGCCTTCAGTGAGTTGCGAAGCGATGTACGACCGAGAAGTTACGGCCAGAAAGCCCGGCAGGTGGATCAAGGTAATGGCACAAAACGAACTGTAA